A part of Candidatus Acidulodesulfobacterium acidiphilum genomic DNA contains:
- a CDS encoding molybdopterin molybdenumtransferase MoeA — MISFDESLNIINSINTSASLKAEKISVVNAIDRVLYDDVISEVDYPACDNSAMDGYAVNTYLTKKLNSSQLKLTIYKKVVYAGDASVSYKYKKSDGENFAVRIMTGGYMPKTLDAVIPIEDAVVENNNLIVSSPVKSGKNVRSRGEVIKKGDVILKKNTRLTPENISLLVSCNITKIKVYEKISVSVISTGNEIIGLDKKPAYGKIYNSNGILAENFLMQNGCTVVNNAVCRDNLEEIENSLTQAVKTSKIIITSAGASFGDKDFTEKALEAAGFKIKFRQVAIKPAKPFSFGLINKKIPVFMLPGNPVAFYTCLAVYVKPFINGHIKINSRVRAIKSVSSFEYIKKNKRREFIPANTFYKDGTVYSEIFEKSGPATINVFGIMNSIISVPEDAEGVHKGELLDTYLI; from the coding sequence ATGATATCTTTCGATGAATCTTTAAACATTATAAATTCAATAAATACGTCTGCATCTTTAAAAGCCGAAAAAATATCCGTCGTAAACGCGATAGACAGGGTTTTATACGACGACGTTATATCGGAAGTCGATTATCCGGCGTGCGACAATTCCGCAATGGACGGGTATGCCGTTAATACATATCTGACGAAAAAACTTAATTCATCGCAATTAAAATTAACTATATACAAAAAAGTCGTATATGCAGGGGATGCCTCCGTTAGTTATAAATATAAAAAATCGGACGGCGAAAACTTTGCCGTCCGCATAATGACGGGCGGATATATGCCGAAAACTTTAGATGCCGTAATACCTATTGAAGATGCCGTAGTAGAAAACAATAACCTTATAGTAAGTTCTCCAGTGAAATCCGGTAAAAATGTAAGAAGCCGTGGCGAAGTTATCAAAAAAGGCGACGTAATTTTAAAAAAAAATACCAGACTGACTCCGGAAAATATATCCCTGCTCGTCTCATGCAATATAACGAAGATAAAAGTATATGAAAAAATAAGTGTTTCCGTTATTTCCACCGGAAACGAGATTATAGGTCTCGACAAAAAACCTGCATACGGTAAAATTTATAATTCCAACGGAATATTGGCGGAAAATTTTTTAATGCAAAACGGTTGCACCGTCGTTAATAATGCGGTATGCAGAGATAATTTGGAAGAAATAGAAAACTCTCTGACGCAAGCGGTAAAAACCAGTAAAATAATAATAACTTCAGCAGGAGCTTCTTTCGGCGATAAAGATTTTACCGAAAAGGCGCTTGAAGCCGCAGGTTTTAAAATTAAATTCAGGCAGGTGGCTATTAAACCCGCAAAACCTTTTTCTTTCGGATTGATAAATAAAAAAATACCGGTTTTTATGCTGCCCGGAAACCCCGTTGCATTTTATACCTGCTTGGCCGTATACGTTAAACCTTTCATAAACGGGCATATCAAAATAAACAGCCGGGTGCGCGCAATTAAATCGGTTTCTTCATTTGAATATATTAAAAAAAATAAAAGAAGAGAATTTATACCGGCTAATACTTTCTATAAAGACGGAACCGTATATTCAGAAATATTTGAAAAATCGGGGCCCGCTACGATAAACGTTTTCGGTATTATGAATTCCATTATATCCGTTCCGGAAGACGCGGAAGGCGTACATAAGGGCGAATTGCTGGATACTTACCTTATCTGA
- a CDS encoding LysM peptidoglycan-binding domain-containing protein yields YTVEPGDTLMGIASKYGASLAAIERYNGLNGYSILKVGEKITIPGGKGPQKTIAQNTFGDATLSYIIVKPGMTLWSISQKFNVSINYIKDINRINGNDIHTGEKIFLKGGSNNSVRYSYIKSGGNNYGSKRTNSGFLYYRVKFGDSLYGISAKFHDNVKNIMAENNIKNPNSIYPGELLKITK; encoded by the coding sequence TATACGGTAGAACCCGGCGATACGCTTATGGGAATCGCTTCCAAGTACGGAGCGTCTCTTGCGGCAATAGAGAGGTACAACGGGCTTAACGGCTATTCTATACTGAAAGTAGGGGAAAAAATAACAATACCGGGTGGAAAAGGTCCTCAAAAAACTATCGCCCAAAACACTTTCGGCGATGCAACTTTATCATATATTATCGTTAAGCCGGGAATGACTTTATGGAGCATATCGCAAAAATTTAACGTATCTATAAATTATATTAAAGACATAAACCGGATTAACGGAAACGATATACATACGGGAGAAAAAATATTTTTAAAAGGCGGCTCGAATAACAGCGTAAGATATTCTTATATTAAGAGCGGCGGCAATAACTATGGGTCAAAAAGAACGAATAGCGGCTTTTTATACTACAGGGTAAAATTCGGCGATTCGCTTTACGGTATTTCCGCAAAATTTCACGACAACGTAAAAAATATAATGGCTGAAAACAACATAAAAAATCCAAATTCTATATATCCGGGCGAATTGCTTAAGATAACCAAATAA